One window of the Bradyrhizobium sp. NP1 genome contains the following:
- a CDS encoding ABC transporter ATP-binding protein — MSLLEIRELVAVYGNVRATHGISVTVEEHEILALVGSNGAGKSSTLKAVMGLVQIASGTIRLDGEDISGRPPYSMARRGIAFSPEGRRVFVETSVHENLLAGAHVLKAAAATERLEQILTYFPRLRERLKQAAGSLSGGEQQMLAIGRALMSRPRLLLLDEPSLGLAPVMVQRIGELIREIQSRERLAVVLAEQNANWALKLADRGLAIEVGRVRFEGASRELRDNAEIRRAFLGA, encoded by the coding sequence ATGAGCCTGCTTGAAATCCGGGAGCTCGTCGCGGTCTACGGCAATGTGCGGGCGACGCACGGCATTTCGGTCACGGTCGAGGAACACGAGATTCTGGCGCTGGTCGGCTCGAACGGGGCCGGCAAGAGCAGCACGCTGAAGGCCGTGATGGGGCTGGTGCAGATCGCCTCCGGCACGATCCGCCTTGATGGCGAGGACATCTCGGGGCGGCCGCCTTATTCGATGGCCAGGCGCGGCATCGCCTTCTCGCCGGAGGGGCGCCGGGTCTTCGTCGAGACCAGCGTGCATGAAAACCTGCTGGCGGGCGCGCATGTCCTCAAGGCTGCCGCCGCGACCGAGCGGCTCGAACAGATCCTGACCTATTTTCCCAGGCTTCGGGAGCGGCTGAAGCAGGCCGCCGGCAGCTTGAGCGGCGGCGAGCAGCAGATGCTCGCGATCGGTCGCGCGCTGATGTCGCGGCCGCGGCTATTGCTTCTGGACGAGCCTTCGCTCGGCCTTGCGCCGGTGATGGTTCAGAGGATCGGCGAGCTGATCCGGGAGATCCAGTCGCGGGAGCGGCTGGCCGTGGTGCTGGCCGAGCAGAACGCCAATTGGGCGCTCAAGCTCGCCGACCGCGGCCTTGCCATCGAGGTCGGCCGGGTCAGGTTCGAGGGCGCCTCGAGAGAACTTCGCGACAACGCCGAGATCAGGCGCGCCTTTCTGGGAGCCTGA
- a CDS encoding branched-chain amino acid ABC transporter permease translates to MTIEATTPHATTLHLRPIRAMPAVLVAVAAALVPPLAGETFLLYIATLVGLYAIGAMSIHLIFRVGQFSLGQAAFLGIGGYTSALLTTGLHLSWWLSLVAGAALSAAIGAIVGPVVLRLKGVYFVLFTFTFGEFVRQIFVDWTSVTGGSEGIAGIAAPQSFSSPTGFYYLVLAFALLTAAVCGRLLMSQFGDAVDAIRESESLAQSNGIPVFRVKIIVFVISCAFLGVQGSLQASFVHYISPLSYGFPESLKLVVINVIGGLNTLWGPVLGSVFIVALPELLRNWVDYQWVLYGLALILLMRYLPGGLCDIGVLLRSWREPAGRDRS, encoded by the coding sequence ATGACGATCGAAGCCACGACGCCACACGCCACGACTTTGCATTTGCGGCCGATCCGCGCGATGCCCGCGGTCCTCGTTGCCGTTGCGGCGGCGCTGGTGCCGCCGCTCGCCGGCGAGACGTTCCTGCTCTACATCGCGACGCTGGTCGGCCTTTATGCCATCGGCGCCATGAGCATCCACTTGATCTTCCGGGTCGGGCAGTTCTCGCTCGGGCAGGCTGCGTTTCTCGGGATCGGCGGCTACACCAGTGCGCTTCTGACGACCGGCCTTCATTTGTCCTGGTGGCTGTCGCTTGTCGCGGGCGCGGCGCTGTCTGCCGCCATCGGCGCCATCGTCGGGCCCGTCGTGCTGCGCCTGAAGGGCGTCTATTTCGTGCTCTTCACGTTCACCTTCGGCGAGTTCGTCCGCCAGATCTTCGTGGACTGGACCTCCGTCACGGGGGGCTCCGAAGGCATTGCGGGGATCGCCGCGCCTCAGTCGTTCAGCTCGCCGACCGGCTTCTATTATCTCGTTCTCGCCTTCGCGCTGCTGACGGCCGCGGTCTGCGGCCGCCTCCTGATGTCGCAGTTCGGCGACGCCGTCGATGCCATCCGCGAAAGCGAAAGCCTCGCCCAGAGCAATGGCATTCCGGTGTTCAGGGTGAAGATCATCGTGTTCGTGATCTCCTGCGCGTTTCTCGGTGTCCAGGGGTCGCTGCAGGCGAGCTTCGTCCACTATATCTCGCCGCTCTCCTACGGCTTTCCGGAATCGCTGAAGCTCGTCGTGATCAACGTCATCGGCGGCCTCAACACGCTCTGGGGTCCGGTGCTCGGTTCGGTGTTCATCGTCGCGCTGCCGGAGCTGCTGCGCAACTGGGTCGATTATCAGTGGGTGCTGTACGGCCTGGCGCTGATCCTCCTGATGCGTTACCTGCCGGGTGGACTCTGCGATATCGGCGTGTTGCTGCGGAGCTGGCGCGAGCCGGCCGGGCGGGATCGGTCATGA
- a CDS encoding aminotransferase, with product MPQLSNSLHVRDVASLVHPQTNLRKHVESGPRIFTRGEGIHVYDDAGKKYLEAAAGLWCASLGFGNERLAKVAYNQMRDIGYYHIYRHASHGPAIELAEKLLEIAPVPMSKVVFQCSGSEANDTAVKLVWYYWNAVGKPQKKKIIARMASYHGSTCASVSLTGKPEMHADFNLPFPNFLHTEFPHYYRFAAEGETEEQYSARMAAALEQLILKEGPETIAAFWAEPVMGAGGAVLPPAGYFKRIQDVLRKYDILFVADEVICGFGRTGNMWGSQTFDMQPDMISCAKALSAGLIPISALLINERVFQAMLTESDRQGSFAHGYTYAGHPVAAAVALETLKIYDELGIVDHVRRMEKPFLAGLHSLRDHPLVGSAEGIGLIGGIEIVQDKASRKPFPAEQQIPTKIDAKIRERGVILRLIGNRLAFSPPLIIDEAQIGDMFDRIGDALREFR from the coding sequence GTGCCCCAGCTTTCAAACAGCCTTCACGTCAGAGACGTCGCCAGTCTTGTTCACCCGCAGACCAACCTGCGCAAGCACGTCGAAAGCGGGCCGCGCATCTTCACCCGCGGCGAAGGCATCCACGTCTACGACGACGCCGGAAAGAAATATCTCGAAGCCGCCGCCGGACTGTGGTGCGCCTCGCTCGGCTTCGGCAACGAGCGGCTGGCCAAGGTCGCCTACAACCAGATGCGGGATATCGGCTACTACCACATCTATCGACACGCCTCGCATGGGCCGGCGATCGAGCTGGCCGAGAAGTTGCTCGAGATCGCGCCGGTGCCGATGTCCAAGGTCGTGTTCCAGTGCTCGGGATCGGAGGCCAACGACACCGCCGTCAAGCTGGTCTGGTATTACTGGAACGCCGTCGGTAAGCCGCAGAAGAAGAAGATCATCGCGCGGATGGCGAGCTATCACGGCTCGACCTGCGCCTCGGTGAGCCTGACCGGCAAGCCCGAGATGCATGCCGATTTCAACCTGCCGTTCCCGAACTTCCTGCACACCGAATTTCCGCACTACTACCGCTTTGCCGCCGAGGGCGAGACCGAGGAGCAGTATTCCGCGCGGATGGCCGCGGCGCTCGAACAGCTCATCCTGAAGGAGGGGCCCGAGACGATCGCCGCGTTTTGGGCCGAGCCGGTGATGGGCGCGGGCGGCGCGGTGTTGCCGCCTGCCGGCTACTTCAAGCGGATCCAGGACGTCTTGAGGAAATACGACATCCTGTTCGTGGCCGACGAGGTGATCTGCGGCTTCGGCCGGACCGGCAACATGTGGGGATCGCAGACCTTCGACATGCAGCCGGACATGATCTCCTGCGCCAAGGCCCTGTCCGCGGGGCTTATCCCGATTTCGGCGCTGCTGATCAACGAGCGGGTCTTCCAGGCGATGCTCACAGAGAGCGACAGGCAGGGCAGCTTCGCGCACGGATATACCTATGCCGGCCATCCGGTCGCCGCGGCGGTGGCGCTCGAAACGCTCAAGATCTATGACGAGCTCGGCATCGTCGATCACGTCAGGCGGATGGAAAAGCCGTTCCTCGCCGGCCTGCACAGCTTGCGCGATCATCCCCTGGTCGGCAGCGCCGAAGGCATCGGCCTGATCGGCGGCATCGAGATCGTGCAGGACAAGGCGAGCCGAAAGCCATTTCCGGCCGAGCAGCAGATTCCGACGAAGATCGATGCGAAGATCCGCGAGCGCGGCGTGATCCTGCGGTTGATCGGCAACCGGCTTGCCTTCTCGCCGCCGCTGATCATCGACGAAGCCCAGATCGGAGACATGTTCGACCGCATCGGGGACGCGCTGCGGGAATTCCGTTAG
- a CDS encoding ABC transporter ATP-binding protein yields MTALLEVDRISKSFRALRAVTALRFSVAQGEILGMIGPNGAGKTTAVNLVSGTIVPDTGRVRFGGEDITGKPTHALVARGLVRTFQSTTIYGNRTVWQNVLRGAFSRGYKGFWSTMIGSPAHRDAMRSASGDAERLLGELGLRECRDDLAGSLPYGRQKALGLAIALASGPRMILLDEPAAGLSSEEADRVADVIKEINGNGVTVMVIDHNMRFISRLCDRVVVLHHGTELCVGTPADVIRNPQVIEAYLGSEHEPA; encoded by the coding sequence ATGACGGCGCTGCTCGAGGTCGACAGGATCAGCAAGAGCTTTCGCGCGCTGCGCGCCGTGACCGCCCTGCGCTTCAGCGTGGCGCAGGGCGAGATTCTCGGCATGATCGGACCGAACGGCGCCGGCAAGACCACCGCCGTGAACCTGGTGTCCGGCACGATCGTTCCCGACACCGGACGCGTCCGCTTCGGCGGCGAGGATATCACCGGCAAGCCGACCCACGCGCTCGTCGCAAGGGGGCTCGTGCGCACGTTCCAGTCGACCACCATCTATGGCAACCGGACGGTCTGGCAGAACGTGCTGCGCGGGGCGTTCAGCCGCGGCTACAAGGGCTTCTGGAGTACGATGATCGGCTCGCCGGCGCACAGGGACGCCATGCGTTCGGCGAGCGGGGATGCCGAACGCCTGCTCGGCGAGCTGGGCCTGCGCGAATGCCGCGACGACCTCGCCGGCAGCCTGCCTTACGGGCGGCAGAAGGCGCTCGGCCTTGCGATTGCGCTTGCGAGCGGGCCGCGGATGATCCTGCTCGACGAGCCGGCCGCGGGCTTGAGCTCGGAGGAGGCCGACCGCGTCGCCGATGTCATCAAGGAGATCAATGGCAATGGCGTGACGGTGATGGTGATCGACCACAACATGCGGTTCATCTCCCGGCTGTGTGACCGGGTCGTGGTGCTGCATCACGGCACGGAGCTTTGCGTGGGCACGCCGGCCGACGTCATCCGCAATCCGCAAGTGATCGAAGCCTATCTCGGGTCTGAACATGAGCCTGCTTGA